TCTAAAAGCTTTTTAATTTCCTCAAGCTCTTCTTTTGATATCTGCTCATCCTCTACAAAGTTCGCAACAAGACGTTTTAGTGACCCGTTGTATAGTTTTTGTAAAAAGTACTTTGTCTCCTCTTTCCTGTACTGCTCCTCTGTTACAAGTGGATACAACTTCTTTGGAAAACTGTTTTTGTCAGCCCCTATTGCACCTTTTTTGATTAATCTTCCTATCAATGTGTGTATAGTCTTTGGATTCCAATTAGTCT
This Caldicellulosiruptor changbaiensis DNA region includes the following protein-coding sequences:
- a CDS encoding BlaI/MecI/CopY family transcriptional regulator, whose product is MRKEKNIPQISEAEFLVMKVLWEKSPLTSPEIIEVLRPKTNWNPKTIHTLIGRLIKKGAIGADKNSFPKKLYPLVTEEQYRKEETKYFLQKLYNGSLKRLVANFVEDEQISKEELEEIKKLLEGKEEK